In Peptostreptococcus equinus, the DNA window GACACCTCTCCGTAGAAATGATCTATCCGCGATTCGAACGCGGGACACCTTGATTAAAAGTCAAGTGCTCTACCGACTGAGCTAATAGACCATGATAAAAATATTCTTTTAGTGGAGCTGGTGATAGGAATCGAACCTACAACCTGCTGATTACAAGTCAGCTGCTCTACCGTTGAGCCACACCAGCTTAATATGGTGGGAGTAACAGGGCTCGAACCTGTGACCCCCTGCTTGTAAGGCAGATACTCTCCCAGCTGAGCTATACTCCCATATGACTCCTAGGGGAATCGAACCCCTGTTACCGCCGTGAAAGGGCGGTGTCTTAACCGCTTGACCAAGGAGCCAAGTGTGAAAGCTCCAAGGGTGGGGCTCGAACCCACAGCCTACCGGTTAACAGCCGGTTGCTCCACCATTGAGCTACCTTGGAATAACGTGGCTACGTCCTATTCTCCCAGGCAGCTTCCCACCAAGTACCTTCAGCGCTAAAGAGCTTAACTTCTGTGTTCGGTATGGGAACAGGTGTATCCTCTTTGCTATAATAACCACATTTTCTTTCATTTTTCCGTCCCTCACAAGGACAAGTATTATATTATCATAATCATATATAGCCGTCAACACTTTTTGAAAAGTTTTTTTATTTTTTTTTCATTATTTTTCCAACTTCACTTGTATATATTGAAATTTAAGGTTTTTTTATTTTAACCTTATTGAAAAAAAATACAAAAAAATGGGTCAAGTTTATAATTAATAATAAATGACCCATAATTTTTTATAAAATATTTTTTATTTTTCTCTAATCATTATTACACTATTTATAAAAATAACGTAATAATTTAATATATTTTTTGTTATTTGTAAAATAATAGTAATTACTTTAATAAAGCCTTAGCTTTGTTAACTACGTTCTCTACTGTAAATCCAAAGTGCTTAAATAGTTCTTCAGCAGGTGCTGATGCTCCAAATGTAGTCATTCCTACTACATCGCCTTCGAATCCAACATACTTATACCAAGGCATTGGTTCCCCAGCTTCAACTGCCAGTCTAGTTCTCACACTTGATGGTAATATTTCTTCTTTGTATGCACAATCCTGATCTTCAAATAAATCTATACAAGGAACTGATACTACTCTTACTGATTTACCGGCTTTTTCTAGTTCTTCCTTTGCACCTACAGCAAGTTCAACTTCTGATCCAGAAGCCATTATTATTAAATCAATATTTTCTTTATTAGAAGCTTCTTCTAGTATGTACGCTCCCTTAAAGGCATCTTGAGAAGATCCCTTTAACTGTGGTAAATTTTGTCTAGTAAGTACTAATGCTGTTGGTCTATCCTTTGACTGCATAGCAGTAGCCCAAGCTACAGCAGTTTCTGTATAATCTGCTGGCCTAAATACATTTATATTAGGTATTGATCTTAACATAGCTAATTGTTCTACTGGTTCATGAGTTGGCCCGTCTTCGCCTACACCTATACTGTCATGAGTTAATACATATGTCACTGGTAATCCCATTAATGCAGCTAATCTTATCATCGGTTTCATAAAATCACTGAATACAAAGAATGTAGCACAGAATGGCTTTAATCCACCATGTAGATATATACCACTTGTTATTGCTGTCATACCCATTTCTCTTACTCCGAAGTGTATGTTTCTTCCTCCTCTATTCTGTGGAGAGAAGAATCCTGCATCTTTCATTTCTGATTTATTTGAAGGTGCAAGGTCTGCAGATCCTCCCACTAAGTTTGGATACAAATCTTTTAATTTATTTATAATCGTTCCTGATGTCGCTCTTGTAGCCATAGACTTATTTTCAAATTCCCAATATTCTTTAGAATCCATTATTTTAGACATATCTACATCAGCAAAATATTCATCCCATAATTTTTTCATTTCAGGATATTCTTTTGTATATGCTGCAAACATTTCATTCCACTCATTTTCTTTTTGAATGCCATTTTCAGCCAATTCACTATAGTGATTATATATATCATCAGAAATTTCAAATTCATTTTGACTTTCCCATCCTAAGCATTCTCTAAAAGCTTGTACATTTTCAGCGCCTAGAGGTTCACCATGAGCACTCGCCTTACCTACCTTAGCTGGACAACCAAATCCTATTTGTGTTTTATTTATTATTATAGATGGTTTATTTTTTTCGGCCTTAGCTTCTTCAATAGCCTTAGAAATTGCCTCTAAATCATTTCCATCTTTTACTACTATTACCTGATATCCAAAGGCCTTGAATCTTGCTTCTACATCTTCAGTAAATGCAAAATCAGTATCTCCTTCTATTGTAATATTATTTGAATCATAAAGTATTATAAATTTGTCTAGCTTTAAAGTACCTGCTAAAGATAATGCTTCATAAGATACACCTTCCATCAGGCAACCATCTCCTGTCATTGCAAATGTATAATGGTCAACTACTGGATAGTTTTCCTTATTAAATACTTCTGCAAGGTGAGCTTCTGCTATAGCCATACCAACTGCTGTAGATACACCAGCACCTAGAGGACCTGTAGTTGCTTCTATCCCTTTAGTGTGACGATACTCTGGATGCCCTGGAGTCAAAGATCCAAACTGTCTAAATTTCTTTAATTCTTCGATAGTTACACCTTCATATCCAAACATATGAAGTAGAGAATATATTAAAGCTGAGCCATGACCTGCAGATAAAATAAATCTATCTCTATTTTCCCAGTTAGGATTTTTTGGATTGTGGTTCATATGGTTGGCCCACAATTCATAGGCTGCTGGCGCTGCTCCTAAAGGTAAACCAGGATGTCCTGAGTTCGCTTTTTGAACCTGATCAGCTGATAAAACTCTTAATGCGTTTACTGCTTTTTGATTTATATTCATATATAAACTCCTCTCAAATTAATAGTTAAGATATATTATAGTACATTTATACAAATACTTAAATATATCTTTATAAAATATTTGAAAATTACAAATTTCCTATAATAAGTTTAGTTTTTATGGAAATCGCTTTCTTTTATTTATTTCTTTCTTTTTTATCTATTTTATTAAATTTTTATCTATCAATCTTAAAAAATCTCTGTATTTTACGATATATTCTTTTTTGAAATTTTTATAAGATTTACAGTGACCTTTATTATCAAAAATGATTAATTCAGTAGTTGCTACGCTTTTGTCCCGCAGCTTGACGCTCTCACCATAAGGAATCACCCTATCACTTTTTCCATGAATAAGCAAAATCGGACAAACTACCTTACATATTTCATCTAAAGGACTTATATCTTTAGGATCAATTCTACTTTTCTTTTCCATAAATTTTAATACTAGATAATTAAATGGTATTTTGGGAAGCTTTGTCCAAACATTTAAATTGTTTTCTAAATAATTTTTTAAATTAGAAAATGGGCTATCACAAACTAAGCCAATTATATCTTTATTATTTGATGCTGCTAATATTGCAGTTGAGGCTCCCATAGAAATACCATGAACTATTATAGGACAGTTAGATTTTTTCTTAGCAAAAGCTATAGCCTCCAATAAATCCTCTTTCTCTCTTTTTCCACTAGTCGTATTTCCACCTTGGGATCTGCCTTGACCAGAATAATCAAAAGTCAATATATTAGCCCCTATAGAGTTCATCCAAACAAAAAAATCATATGCTGAAAAAGTAGGACTTTCTCTATTTTCCATGTAACCATGCGAATAAACTAGTGTGAATGTTGGATTATGTGCTGGTATATACCAACCATATATTTGGTTTCCTTGGGACATAAATTGTATATTTTCGTAATCTAGTCCTAACATGTCCTTAGGGTTTGACATAAGAGCTAGTCTCTTCGGATTATTTAATTTATAACTTACTTGATGACTAATATAAAAAATAATAAAAATACTAATCATAACTGCTGTAAATACTATAATCAATAAATATTTTAAAAACATAAGGGCCTACTTTCTATTATTATTTTCGTTTGTACTTACTATAACTTATATTTTAATGTATACATAAAAAATATGTAAGAGATTAAAACTTATTTTTTCAATAATTTTCGAAAATTTAAAAATATTTTTTATTTTATTTTCAAATAAGTATTTACTTTATAGTTTTTTTGCTATATAATTAATCTCAACTTAATAAAGGATAGAGGTGCGATCGACATCAGTACTTTCAAACAATGTAGGCAAACAGTTTGTAAGGAAAGGGGACGTCGCCGAAATTGTATATGTTTTGCTTGGCATATACTTTTGGAATGATGGTTAAGAGCTGTTGTTTTGTCATTATTTAGGTAATAATGGAGTGCTAACCGGTATAAATCAAACTATTGAATTGTTGCGGGACAAATGTATACTCTACATTTGTTTTTTTATTTATAAAACCGTGGCTACACTCCATATACCAAAAAATAATGGAGTGCTAACCACAATGTCAAAAACTTTTAGACAAATGTAGGCCTCCTATATTTGTCTTTTTTTATAGGCAAATCTATCCACCAAAAATTTATATTGAGTTTAATATTAAAATTGGAGGAATTATGAAAAGTATATCAGTTTTAAAATTTGGAGGAAGTTCCGTAAGTACTATTGGAAAAATTAAAAACATTTCATCTTACTTAAAAAATAGGATAGAAAATAATGAAAAGTTAGTAGTGGTTGTCTCAGCGATGGGTAAAACGACTGATAGCCTTTTAAAACAAGTCGAAGAAATAACAGAAAATCCAGATGTTAGAGAGCTTGATTCTCTACTTGCCATAGGTGAGCAAAATACAATTTCCTTAATGGCAATCACCTTAAATGATATAGGTGTAAAATCTAGATCTCTAACTGGTATTCAAGCAGGTATAAAAACATTTGGACAGCATACAAAAAGTAAAATTGCAGATATAAATTCAGATTATTTGCTAAAACAGCTTGAAGAATATGACATTCTAGTTATTGCAGGATTTCAAGGATTCAATGAAAATCTAGAAATCACTACTCTAGGAAGAGGGGGATCTGATACTAGTGCGGTAGGGCTAGCCGCTTCTATTGCCTGCCCTTGTGAAATATATACAGATGTTGATGCTGTATATGGGACTGATCCTAGAATATATCCAGATGCTAAGGCAATAGAACAAATATCTTACGAAGAAATGTTAGAGCTTTCAGCTTTAGGTGCTGGAGTATTGGAAACAAGATGTGTGGAAATAGCAAAAAACTACAATGTACCACTATATTTAGGAAAAACTTTAGCTAATACGAAAGGAACTTGGATTATGAGTAATACAGATTTGATAGAAAAGAAAGTAGTAACAGGAGTTGCATTAGATCAAGATATATTACATGTTACTTTAACTTGTAAAAAATGCAATCCAGATTTTGTTCAAGCTTTATTTGACCAATTGGATAGACTTAGCATAAATATAGATATGATTAGCCAAATTCTAGTAAATGATGAAATCAGTATCTCATTCACTTGTAAGAATACTGACAAAAACTTTTTAAAAGATGCACTAGATACTCTAAAGACATCTTATCCAAGCTTAAATCATTCAATTAGAACAGATTGTGCCAAAGTATCTATTGTAGGTTCAGGAATGAGAGATGTCAGTGGTGTAGCTGCAAGAGCTTTTAGAATATTAGGTTCAAATGGAATAGATTTTTATCAAGTAACAACTTCAGAAATATCTATCTCATATGCAATAGATGCACAAAAATCATTGGATGCAGTAAGAATTCTATGCGAAGAATTCAATATATAACTATAATTTTGGAGGTAATTGAATGGCAAATTTTGCAATAGTTGGAGCTACAGGTGTAGTCGGAACAAAAATGATAGAGCGACTAGAAGAATCAAATCTACAGGTTGATAATATATATTTGATGGCATCATCAAAATCTGCTGGTAAAATCTTAAAATTTAGAGGTAAGCAAGTTATAGTTGAAGAGCTAAATGAACATTCATTTGATAAAGATATAGATTATGCCCTCTTCTCTGCTGGTGGTTCTACATCAAAAAAATTTGCACCTATAGCGGAAAAACATGGAGTAATAGTAATAGACAATTCAAGTGCTTGGAGAATGGATCCACAAATTGATTTAGTAGTACCAGAGTGTAACAAACCTATGCTAAATAGAAAGATAATAGCTAATCCCAACTGTTCTACTATTCAATCCGTAGTACCTCTAAAGCCTATACATGAAACTTTTGGATTAAAAAGAATTACCTATACAACTTATCAGGCTGTATCTGGATCAGGAATCGGAGGAATTAACGATTTAAAAAATGGACAAGAAGGTATAGAACCACAAAAATATCCTCACCCAATTTACAATAACGTCTTACCGCATATAGACGATTTTTTAGAAAATGGATACACAAAAGAAGAAATGAAAATGATAAACGAAACAAAGAAAATCTTATCTCTTGATGATAATGTACAAATAACAGCAACATGTGTTCGAGTTCCAGTTTTTAATTCACACTCTGTTGAAATAGATATCAGCCTTGAAAAACCTGCTAGTGTAGATGGAATCAGACAAATTCTAGAAAATGCCCCAGGTGTAGTATTAATAGATAAGCCACAAAATAATCAATACCCTATGCCATTAAATGCTACAGGTCAAGATAAAGTTCTAGTTGGAAGAATTAGAAAAGATATATCACAAGAAAATAGTTTTCATATTTGGTGTGTTGCTGACAATATCAGAAAAGGAGCCGCAAGTAACGCAGTACAAATCGCAGAAATGTTAGAAAATAAGTAATAGAAACACTAATCTAAAAACAAATAATTTCGTATTTATACAATACTGGAGGTATTAAAAATGACATCACTATTTAGAGGAGTAACAACAGCACTAGTAACCCCAATGAACCAAGATATGACCGTAGACTATGACTCATACAGAAGATTTGTAAGATTTCAATTGGATTCTGGTATAAATGGTCTGGTCATATCTGGCACTACAGGAGAAGGCTCAACTTTAACAATGGATGAAAAATTGGAATTACTAAAAATAGCTTTAGAAGAAAGAAAAAATTTAGATGTCCCAGTTATTTTAGGTACTGGATCAAACAATACAACACAAACTATAATAAATACTAGAATTGCAAAGGAAAATGGAGCTGATGCTGCCCTAATAGTTACACCTTATTACAATAAAACTAGTCAAAAAGGATTGATTGCTCACTACTTTGCAATAGCAGATGCTGTAAATATACCGATAATACTTTACAACGTACCTGGACGTACTGGCATGACAATTAGCCCTGAAACAGTAGCAGAACTATCTAAGCACAAAAATATAATAGCCTTAAAAGATGCAACTGGAGATATGAATTACTTAGAAAGTATTAAAGCTATAGTTGATGAAAATGCAGACTTTTCTTTATATAGCGGGGATGATGGTACATTCTTTGATTTTTTAGTACATGGTGGAGATGGCGTAATTAGCGTAATATCAAATACTTCCCCAAAATCATTTATTGGAGTATATAAGGCATTTACAAATGGGGATATTCAATCCGCCAGAAAAATACAAAACAGATTAAATCCATATATAAAATCACTCTTCTCTGATGTCAGCCCGACTCCAGTAAAAGTTGTATTAAATGATATGGGATATTGCAAAGATATTTTTAGATTACCTTTAATACCTACGAATGACACAGTGAGAAAAAACGTACTAGAACATTATAGAAAAGTACTAGACTTGGAGGTATAATATGAAATTAATTTTAAGTGGATATGGTACTATGGGAAAAGTAGTCGAGGAGCTTGCTATAGAAAAAGGTCACCAAATAGTAGGTGTATTTTCTACTATTAATATAGAAAATTGCCCATACCAAATAATCAGTGATGCTGAACGTTTAGCTAATGCAGATGCAATTATAGACTTCTCTCATCCAAACAACACAAAAAGATTATTAGAAGGAGCAAAGATACATAAATTGCCAATTATAGTTGCAACCACAGGAGCTAGAGACCAATTGCAGAATCTTATGAATCAAGCTTCACAATACTGTCCTATATTTTTCAGTGCCAATATGAGTTACGGTGTTCATGTTTTTACTCAGGCATTAAAATACCTGACTCCCCTATTATCAGAGAGTTTTGATATAGAAATAATAGAAAGGCATCACAACAAAAAAATAGATGCCCCAAGTGGTACTGCTATAAAACTATTAGAAGCAATACAAGAAATAGATTCTTCATTTATACCTATTTACGATAGAAGTCAAACTGAACATAAAAGAGATAAAAAAGAAATTGGTATGAGTTCCATTAGAGGTGGCACAATAGTAGGCGAACATGAGGTCTTATTTGCTGGAACAGATGAAGTAATTGAAATTACCCATAGAGCTCAATCGAAACGAATATTCGCAGATGGTTCAATAAAAGCTGCTCAAAAAATAAAAGATTTTTCTGCAGGCTTTTATACATTCAGTAATTTATAAAATTTTTGTAAATTACAAGACTATATTAAAATTATGCCTATAAAACATTTATCAATGTAAATAATAAACTGATATAAAAATAAATATAATAATCTTATCCTGTCCAAGTATATTCAATAAAAATCAAATACTTGGGTAGGAATAACTATATATAATAAACTAGGAGGAAAAATGGAAAAGAATTTTTTAACTTCAGAGGAAATAATAAATTATATCGCTACATCTAAAAAGCAAAGTCCTGTAAAGGTATATATAAAGGGAAATTTGGATCAGATAGACTTTGCAGATATAAGAAATTTTGGAAGCAATATTTCTAAGGTACTTTTTACACACCAAGATATTTGGGAAAAACTACTGGAAGAAAATAAGGACTCCATTGAAGATTACATCGTGGAAAGTGATAGAAAAAATAGTGCTATTCCCCTAATAGATATGTCAAACATAAAGGCAAGAATTGAACCAGGAGCATTTATTAGAGAACACGCCATAATAAAAGATAATGCTGTAGTAATGATGGGAGCAATCATAAATATTGGAGCTGTAGTTGGAGAAGGAACTATGATAGATATGGGAGCTGTACTAGGCGGAAGAGCTACAACAGGAAAAAATGTTCATGTTGGAGCAGGTGCTGTACTAGCTGGTGTAATCGAACCAGCAAATGCTGATCCTGTAATAGTAGAAGATAATGTACTAATAGGTGCAAATGCTGTAATACTAGAAGGTGTACATATAGGGAAAGGTGCTGTAGTCGCAGCGGGTGCTATAGTCACTGAAGATGTTCCAGCAGGTGCTGTAGTCGCAGGTGTACCAGCAAAAATAATCAAGAAATCAAGCGATGTAAATGGAGAAAAAATAAGCATAATAGATGCGTTAAGAAATTTAGATTAATTGAGTTATAGGCTCAAGTCTACCTAGTTTATATATTTTATAGAGAAAGGAAGATTATATGAATATAACGACATTAGATGATATAAAAAGATGGAGGCATCATATACACAGTAGACCCGAGCTTTCTATGCAAGAATTTGAAACGGCTAAGTACATTAGAACGGAATTGGAAAAGATGGACATCAAGTATATGACTCCTATGCAAACAGCTACTATAGTATATTTAGAAGGAAAATCAGACAAAACAATAATGCTAAGAGCCGATATAGATGCCCTTCCCATAATGGAAGAAAATAATATAGAATATAAATCTTTAAATCCTGGAGTAATGCATGCATGTGGACATGATGCGCATGCTACTATGCTACTAGGTGCTACAAAAGAATTAAACGAATTGTATAAATCTGGCGAATTGGCAAACAATGTACTAATAGTATTTCAACCTTCTGAAGAAGCAAACTCAGGAGCATACCATTTGATAAAAAATTTCGACTTTAGATCATATAATATAACTGCTGCATTCGCTCTACACGTAAATCCAGATTACGAAGAAGGGACAATTATCAGCCGTTCTGGTGCAATAATGGCAAGCTGTAATGAATACCACATTGATTTTCACGGAAAATCTGCACATGTGGGCCTAAGAGAAAAAGGAATTAATGCTTTACATGCCGCTGTAATGGTTTATCAGGAATTATCAACTATACCAACATATTACTTGGATAGCAAACATACAAATATTATACACGTGGGTAAAATGGACGTAGGCGAAGTGATGAATGCCGTACCATCTTTTGGACATATTCAAGGAACAATTAGAACTTACGATATTAAGGATAGAGAGTTAATAAAAAAGAGGATTAAAGAAATCTGTGATGGTATAGAAAAATCTACAAAATGTAGAATTGAGCCTCGTTTTAATCCAGCTCATCCACCTGTCATGAATGTCCAAAAATTAATACCATATGCTGAAAAAGCGACTATGAGCGTAGGTGCTAAATTTATATTAAAAGAATATCCTTACCTACTAGGTGAAGATTTCTCTTTTTATTCTGATATAGCTCCTATAAACTTTTCATTTATAGGCATTAGAAATGAGGAATTAAAATACACTTCAGGGTTACATACTCCTACAATAATGATGAGAGATGAGGTACTTCCATACGGTGTAGATTATTTCGTTAATATAGCCAATGCAGAATATCAATAAGCAATAAACATATAAGACACTATAGATTTCTATAGTGTCTTATTAATCTAAAATATAGAATTTGAAGGTGATAATATGGAAAATGCAAATCTCACAATAGACTTAAATGCTCTATATAAAAATGCTAAATATATAAACGACAATACCAATGGTGGCTTAATAGCTACTGTAAAGAATAACGCTTACAATTTTGGTTTAAAAGAGTCTGTTGAAACATTTTACAAAGCTGGTGTACGTAATTTTGCAACAACATCCATTAGAGACGCTATATTTATTAGAAATTTGTATAAAGATGTCATGATTTTATCCCTAAACCCTTGTATAGAATTTGAGACTCTCAAAGAACATAAAATTTCATGTGTTCTTCCAACACTAAGTTTTTTGAAAAATAATTTAGAAAACATGAAAGATATTTCTTGGCACCTCGAGTGGGCAGGTTTAATGAGACGCTCAGGTTGTACTAGCCAAAATGAGCTAATAGAAATTATAAAACTAGCTAAAGAAAATAATATAAAGCTAGATGGGATTTGGATGCATTTTTCTTATGCAGATGAATTTGATCAAAATAATACATATGAAAAAGAAAAAGAACTATGGTTTGATATACTTGAACAAGCCATAAAAATTCATAAATTTAATTACATACACGCTCAAAATAGTGCATCATATGCAAGAGATTCTAAATTTAAAAATCATACACATGTGAGGATTGGAATTAGCCTATATGGTTGTCCACCATATTCTAAGTGCGATTTATCAAATAACCACTATGGATTGACTTTATCAGCAAAAGTTGTAGCTATAAATCACTTGAAAAAAAATGAATCCATCGGTTACTCATCTTCTTTCATAGCAAATGAAGATACTAAGGTAGCCATAATAAATTTAGGATATGGTGATGGTTTAATTAGAAAAAGAGTAAATGGTTTTGATGTAGAGATAAATTCTACAAGATATCCTCTAGTCTCAATGATGATGAGCCACACAGTAGCAATAGTAGATGATAAAGTAAATGTAGGAGATACGGTATATTTTTACAGTAAATCTATACCAGTCTATGAATTTACTCAAAAAGGAGTCGGAACAAATTCTGAACAAATATCTCCTCTTAACT includes these proteins:
- a CDS encoding aspartate-semialdehyde dehydrogenase, with product MANFAIVGATGVVGTKMIERLEESNLQVDNIYLMASSKSAGKILKFRGKQVIVEELNEHSFDKDIDYALFSAGGSTSKKFAPIAEKHGVIVIDNSSAWRMDPQIDLVVPECNKPMLNRKIIANPNCSTIQSVVPLKPIHETFGLKRITYTTYQAVSGSGIGGINDLKNGQEGIEPQKYPHPIYNNVLPHIDDFLENGYTKEEMKMINETKKILSLDDNVQITATCVRVPVFNSHSVEIDISLEKPASVDGIRQILENAPGVVLIDKPQNNQYPMPLNATGQDKVLVGRIRKDISQENSFHIWCVADNIRKGAASNAVQIAEMLENK
- a CDS encoding alanine racemase encodes the protein MENANLTIDLNALYKNAKYINDNTNGGLIATVKNNAYNFGLKESVETFYKAGVRNFATTSIRDAIFIRNLYKDVMILSLNPCIEFETLKEHKISCVLPTLSFLKNNLENMKDISWHLEWAGLMRRSGCTSQNELIEIIKLAKENNIKLDGIWMHFSYADEFDQNNTYEKEKELWFDILEQAIKIHKFNYIHAQNSASYARDSKFKNHTHVRIGISLYGCPPYSKCDLSNNHYGLTLSAKVVAINHLKKNESIGYSSSFIANEDTKVAIINLGYGDGLIRKRVNGFDVEINSTRYPLVSMMMSHTVAIVDDKVNVGDTVYFYSKSIPVYEFTQKGVGTNSEQISPLNYDSLDVKYIPCNY
- the dapB gene encoding 4-hydroxy-tetrahydrodipicolinate reductase; the protein is MKLILSGYGTMGKVVEELAIEKGHQIVGVFSTINIENCPYQIISDAERLANADAIIDFSHPNNTKRLLEGAKIHKLPIIVATTGARDQLQNLMNQASQYCPIFFSANMSYGVHVFTQALKYLTPLLSESFDIEIIERHHNKKIDAPSGTAIKLLEAIQEIDSSFIPIYDRSQTEHKRDKKEIGMSSIRGGTIVGEHEVLFAGTDEVIEITHRAQSKRIFADGSIKAAQKIKDFSAGFYTFSNL
- the dapD gene encoding 2,3,4,5-tetrahydropyridine-2,6-dicarboxylate N-acetyltransferase: MEKNFLTSEEIINYIATSKKQSPVKVYIKGNLDQIDFADIRNFGSNISKVLFTHQDIWEKLLEENKDSIEDYIVESDRKNSAIPLIDMSNIKARIEPGAFIREHAIIKDNAVVMMGAIINIGAVVGEGTMIDMGAVLGGRATTGKNVHVGAGAVLAGVIEPANADPVIVEDNVLIGANAVILEGVHIGKGAVVAAGAIVTEDVPAGAVVAGVPAKIIKKSSDVNGEKISIIDALRNLD
- the dapA gene encoding 4-hydroxy-tetrahydrodipicolinate synthase, whose amino-acid sequence is MTSLFRGVTTALVTPMNQDMTVDYDSYRRFVRFQLDSGINGLVISGTTGEGSTLTMDEKLELLKIALEERKNLDVPVILGTGSNNTTQTIINTRIAKENGADAALIVTPYYNKTSQKGLIAHYFAIADAVNIPIILYNVPGRTGMTISPETVAELSKHKNIIALKDATGDMNYLESIKAIVDENADFSLYSGDDGTFFDFLVHGGDGVISVISNTSPKSFIGVYKAFTNGDIQSARKIQNRLNPYIKSLFSDVSPTPVKVVLNDMGYCKDIFRLPLIPTNDTVRKNVLEHYRKVLDLEV
- a CDS encoding M20 metallopeptidase family protein; this translates as MNITTLDDIKRWRHHIHSRPELSMQEFETAKYIRTELEKMDIKYMTPMQTATIVYLEGKSDKTIMLRADIDALPIMEENNIEYKSLNPGVMHACGHDAHATMLLGATKELNELYKSGELANNVLIVFQPSEEANSGAYHLIKNFDFRSYNITAAFALHVNPDYEEGTIISRSGAIMASCNEYHIDFHGKSAHVGLREKGINALHAAVMVYQELSTIPTYYLDSKHTNIIHVGKMDVGEVMNAVPSFGHIQGTIRTYDIKDRELIKKRIKEICDGIEKSTKCRIEPRFNPAHPPVMNVQKLIPYAEKATMSVGAKFILKEYPYLLGEDFSFYSDIAPINFSFIGIRNEELKYTSGLHTPTIMMRDEVLPYGVDYFVNIANAEYQ
- a CDS encoding aspartate kinase produces the protein MKSISVLKFGGSSVSTIGKIKNISSYLKNRIENNEKLVVVVSAMGKTTDSLLKQVEEITENPDVRELDSLLAIGEQNTISLMAITLNDIGVKSRSLTGIQAGIKTFGQHTKSKIADINSDYLLKQLEEYDILVIAGFQGFNENLEITTLGRGGSDTSAVGLAASIACPCEIYTDVDAVYGTDPRIYPDAKAIEQISYEEMLELSALGAGVLETRCVEIAKNYNVPLYLGKTLANTKGTWIMSNTDLIEKKVVTGVALDQDILHVTLTCKKCNPDFVQALFDQLDRLSINIDMISQILVNDEISISFTCKNTDKNFLKDALDTLKTSYPSLNHSIRTDCAKVSIVGSGMRDVSGVAARAFRILGSNGIDFYQVTTSEISISYAIDAQKSLDAVRILCEEFNI
- a CDS encoding alpha/beta hydrolase, producing the protein MFLKYLLIIVFTAVMISIFIIFYISHQVSYKLNNPKRLALMSNPKDMLGLDYENIQFMSQGNQIYGWYIPAHNPTFTLVYSHGYMENRESPTFSAYDFFVWMNSIGANILTFDYSGQGRSQGGNTTSGKREKEDLLEAIAFAKKKSNCPIIVHGISMGASTAILAASNNKDIIGLVCDSPFSNLKNYLENNLNVWTKLPKIPFNYLVLKFMEKKSRIDPKDISPLDEICKVVCPILLIHGKSDRVIPYGESVKLRDKSVATTELIIFDNKGHCKSYKNFKKEYIVKYRDFLRLIDKNLIK
- the tkt gene encoding transketolase; protein product: MNINQKAVNALRVLSADQVQKANSGHPGLPLGAAPAAYELWANHMNHNPKNPNWENRDRFILSAGHGSALIYSLLHMFGYEGVTIEELKKFRQFGSLTPGHPEYRHTKGIEATTGPLGAGVSTAVGMAIAEAHLAEVFNKENYPVVDHYTFAMTGDGCLMEGVSYEALSLAGTLKLDKFIILYDSNNITIEGDTDFAFTEDVEARFKAFGYQVIVVKDGNDLEAISKAIEEAKAEKNKPSIIINKTQIGFGCPAKVGKASAHGEPLGAENVQAFRECLGWESQNEFEISDDIYNHYSELAENGIQKENEWNEMFAAYTKEYPEMKKLWDEYFADVDMSKIMDSKEYWEFENKSMATRATSGTIINKLKDLYPNLVGGSADLAPSNKSEMKDAGFFSPQNRGGRNIHFGVREMGMTAITSGIYLHGGLKPFCATFFVFSDFMKPMIRLAALMGLPVTYVLTHDSIGVGEDGPTHEPVEQLAMLRSIPNINVFRPADYTETAVAWATAMQSKDRPTALVLTRQNLPQLKGSSQDAFKGAYILEEASNKENIDLIIMASGSEVELAVGAKEELEKAGKSVRVVSVPCIDLFEDQDCAYKEEILPSSVRTRLAVEAGEPMPWYKYVGFEGDVVGMTTFGASAPAEELFKHFGFTVENVVNKAKALLK